Genomic segment of Triticum aestivum cultivar Chinese Spring chromosome 6A, IWGSC CS RefSeq v2.1, whole genome shotgun sequence:
TTTGTAAGAGACTTGGCAGCGCAAACATTTGTGTATGTAAGGTTGTAATCATTCTGGGACTTCACGATATATATTCAACATCTGGGGGCTGTTTTTACTCGTAAATCCGATCTTGCATGCGTgctagaggagaggagaggaggcacaAAATATATTCCACATTTGTCTGGGAGCATTTTTTTTTTCTGGAGACAGACGGGTGATTGATCCTTTCAACCCAGTTTcgcataaatttggtcaaagtttacgaggtttgacttcagacaagtcttatatgcaaactaaaaaggaccggagggagtactacacaagAAACATACATTTCCGCATAATATTTTGAGTGCTGAATGGGGACAGTTTTTTCCATTTATGACGGAAACATTCTTTATTTGTGTGCGGTGCAACACCGACAATGGTCCCATGCAACATTGTCTACGAGGCTTTGCCTATCTACTCTACAGATTCAATGAGAAGTACATGCTTGCAGCAGCAGCTGCGACAAGTAACACGAGCAGGGACACATACAAAACTGGCTCAATCTCTTCACCAAGTACAACACACAGCGACACATACTCTTCCCAGTACATACACCAGTGTCTAGAGTTCTCAGACTACACATATCCTAAGCCGGCCCCTGCCATGCGGTGCAACATCGCCTTCCTTTTGTTTTCCAGAAAAGAAGGATCTCGAGTACGAGTACCATTCACGCCAGGTGATGCGAGAAGTAGGTGCAGAGCATCACCTCCTCTTCTTTTACTTTCACTTCTTTCCTGTTGAGGTAAGGGAGTTGTCAAATTCCTGAATTCTGCGGTTGCTTAGACCCATCCGAAAGCATGAATAAAGAGAAGATCGCAGCTCCACGGTGACCTAGCTGTACAAAAAGATAATCCTATGTTTTCCGAGGAAAACAAGAGCTACAAGCACCGACACGCGAGACATTAATCGCACCACCAAGGCGTTAGCCATATTTCATACCTGGGCATCATTCTCCGGACCAAACTGCAGCGTCAGACTGAACTCTTAAGTGTTCAGTGCTGTTTTCTAAGTTCTGCATCCCTGAATGACTAGCAGTTCTTGCAGCCTTGCGGCACCTGATCAAATTTCTCTAGATGGGCTCTAAACGAAGATTGCATACTGCAAAAATTCTGAAGCATGGGTGCTGCTTTGTAATGGGTTGGTGAGGGTCTATGGCTATGGCTATAGAAGCTCTCCCCATATTTTTCTTGCTTGGTTAGTTTCGATTCATGGCGTCTTCGTTTGTGAAATAAGTATCTCCGTTCCGTTCTACTGAGCAAAATTGATCTACCATTCAAGCAACAAGCCTACAACAGAATGCCTCTTGAAACACAAAATGGGTTCACAGAACGGAAACAAGCAAAGAAAATATAGACATGTACTGCAAGAAGCATACCATGGTGGGTGGATGTGAATAATGTTTCCTTCTACAAGATCCACATTGTCACATATTTTGGGACTGAAGATAATGGTCCTCTTACTACTGCTGTCATCCATGTCGCAATCTGTCAACGGAAGCTGCAAGAAACACAAATACACTGATAACACCGCACTGGCACGAGACGCTTAGCATAAGGTTTGGTTTGTTAGAACTTACCCCCAGTAAAAGATATGTTTTGTGAGGGCATAACAACATTAAAAGATAGTTCTAAGGGTAGCACTGCATTTTTATCTTAAATGTCTGAACACTACATGGTTGGGCAATTCAAAAAGAGTGGCCAACCGCCACGCAGAAAACTATCCAACATGCATGACTTGCACAACACATATTCCTACAATTACCATTTAATAGCAAGCATGTATTTTTCATGCGCAACAATTATTACTTTTCTTGGAAAATAGTATAAAAACAATATGTTAATTTGCTGCAAGCAATAAGTAAACGAAAGAACAGAAGAGCTTTTGAAAGATAAAGATGAAACACAGACGTTACTCTTTTCTTTCAACAGGCAGAGGCAGACTGTTAGTTTTCCTTCCAAGGACCTTGACAAAATTTGAACAGTAACTCCCTTTGAATCACCTGGCAATAGGAAGAGTCACTGCATCATCAATATATGAATACACAATTACACACTGATGAAGGTTATTACACTAACTGCTTCAACTAGCAAGTCTAGCATAACTATACAAAGTTCACGATAGCAAAACTAAGAGAACTACCTAAATAATCTCGCGCTCTGTTATACTGCCTCGAGAACTCAGCATGCCTATCTTTCTCCATCTGCATAATCTGTTGCATCCTTCCATAATAACCAGCTCTGCACAaagaaataaaatatttagaatagcATAACATTCGGTGTTATTTCAACGCGCATTTGGTAAGGAATTGTCAGGGTTACTATACCCGGTTGATCTCATGGGGAGTGCAGTACCCTCCATATCTGTTGCAGTGAAAGCTTCTTGGAATAGGTCAGACATAGTTTTTCGGTTTCCCTTCACATCTTTGTTCACCATAGTCAAGTTGTTTCGAACAGTATCCTGTTGCAGGAATGAAGTATCATGACGAACAGTACAACTGAACAACTACCAATAACAGCAGTTATATTAACAACATACTTCCGCTTCATCCTCACTAGACGTTTCACCAATAGCATGCTCTGAGTGCTCTTCACTGTCAAGATCCCTCTGACCTAGAAGTGCTAGTATTTTCTTCCCTGAAGTCGAAACTTTTGGCTTCCCTTCCTTAGCTTCGGTTTGTTGATGAATCTGCATTGAAATGTTCAGAGACAAGCTAGCTGTTGTCTAAGAACTCCAAACAATGAAGCAGCACCAAGAAATACCCACCGAAAATGGTGTTCTAACAGATGAGGCACTTCTATCCTGTAGATCTTCAAGAAGTTCAGCAACTGAAATGTTTGCATTCTTGGTTGGATGGGCAAAATCTGGGGGCAATTCTTCAGTTTCAGTTTCTTCATCGATATTTTCGAACTGCTCAGCCATCATAGTTTCTATAGCTTTAGCTGGTCGCATTCCTGACAAAACTTCTTGTTCCCCAGCATACGAGTTTTCACTCTTTACGCCTGACAGAATAGAATTGAATCCACGTATTGAAAATTTGAGCTTATTTTCACATTTGCTCCCTGCATCAGCACCAAAAAAAGGAGAACGAATCATATACGATACACGCCCGAAAAAGTTATGCAAGAAAATATTTACATGCCAAAGTCCTGCGCCGCTTCAAGAAATATCAGAATCTACTTAATATGTATTACGGAGCATGCAGTGAATCAGTGACATACTTTTGCTTGTTCCAGCAGATAGGAGTGAGACACTATGAGCATGAGGATCTTTATGCACATGGGCTAGCTCATCAGCTTCTTCCTGAACTTCATCCCAGATGGCTGATTCATTGTGGCCCGCCATTCTGTTATCATCCTCTCTCTTTTTTGTTGTAGCACAGGCCAGCGAGAGCCTTGTTGGTTGGACATCCTGTTGATATACAATAAAAGGCAAAGCCACATGTTCAGCAAACATTTCATATGCTGCTACATGCCGAAATTTGCAGTATTGGCCAGATATGTAAGAAGATGTCAGATACATTTGCATAAAAATGCAGTGGAAGGTATAGTTTGCGCATCTGGTAGAGTGGTTCAGGGTCCAGACACAATACTATGAAATTCGTTGCACATGAGCTGCAACAATGTTTATGAAATTTATTGGCCAAGCAAGTAATGAGCAATATGAAATACCAAAGCCTATGTAGCTCAGCATCAGGAGAGGCAGCACCTCATCAGATATCGGATCCTCGAGAGAATCAGAGACGCGGTCCGGGTGCTGGTGAGAATGAGCGGATGCGCAGTCGTACTCATCGAATCTTTCCATGGCAAATGCCCTGAATCAACTGCACACATAGGTGTTGTCAGGCAGCTAGCGAAGTCACAGCACAATTGGTGAAAAGAGTGAAATGCCCTGCCTGCTGCTGGCGTGTGGCGCTGCCTGCTGGGGCGCCGGAGTGCCGGATGCCCGACGTGTCGGTCAGTCTGCAAGTTgcgccgccgcgccctcctcccCTCGAGGACCTCCACCCGCTCGCTcgcggcgccggcgccgccccccACGATTCAGCTGGCGGGCCGCGTGGCCGCGGCCTCGGCGACTCGAGAGGTCGCGCCCTCGCCTCGCGCTGCGCGTAGCTCCTGAAGCCTTGCTCCTCAGCTCGCTGGCCGACCTGACCGCCCTGCTCGTCGGCGGAGAGACGCCGCGGCCGCCCGCTCGACCTGCCGAGCAGCAGGCCTCCAAGGTCAGGGTTCTGCTTCTGGGCCTTGCACCTGGGAGCACAATAGGCCAAATGGGCCTTTGGCTCGGCCTTGTGCGAGAGGAATGGCCCCGCGGTTTCTGAATTAATCGCTGCGTATCTTTTTATTTTCAATTCCATCTCTGCATATCTTTGGTACACACAGGGCCGGGGAATCCTTGAAATCACTAACAGTTTTGTTAAAGCACGTCTAGATGTGTCCTAAATATTGCACATCCAACTATCCAAGTCCTCTGCCATTGATTTTACATGAAGATTCATGCAAGCATTTTCATTAGCCTTTTTTTGTTCTTTCTAGTTTGATAGTTAATTAGATATACAATAACTAGAGCACATTTAAATATGCCCTAAACAGACCTAATCACTAATTTAGGAGTACTCTTTGCAAAGGTCACTCCCACTTTCTCAGGTTACGATAATCTggaagtttttctttttttctagatccatttattcaaaaacttttatctcttaaaccatgcgtccaaatcttgaaccggTTTCATCATTGTATTCCTCGTGTCGAGATcctcaaaactagatctcatgttgatagattttgacgaattttttttatgaaaaaaacTGTACAAAAAAAACAAACCAGGCGCACGCTTTTTTTTTTCTTTACAAAAAAAGGCACgattgtgcctctcgcggaatcaAACTAATACTTCTACCTATCACCCTTCGGGTGAGTTTGAGAGACAATGCTTGGGAGGACTTCATCAACCTGAAGACCCGTTTTCCTTATGCACCGGCTTGTGGTCAAGTGCTTTCTCAAAGAAAGAGGAATGTTAGCGCTTCTACTTTGAATACTCGTGCCTTCTTTCTTTTTGCCCTTAGATTATCATAAGCGGGGAATGGTGTGTGGACTAACTATTCATGCGATAGATCATACATTACAAGAGAAATTGAAATACATTAAAAATCTATTCCTTTCAGTTCCACCTATTTTATTTCTTGTTGGCTATTCTTCCTACATATTTTCGGCCTTCTATCACAATTTAGCTCCTAGATGTTGAGCTAGGCGCAGCTACTTCATGGCCCTTCTGGGTTGGGCCACACACGTCCGTGCTTCCACAAGAAGTAACATGtgtctctcgcgaaagaaaaaacatattttttccatttttgagaggcacggctgaaagatcgtggatgtcgcctagagggggg
This window contains:
- the LOC123128160 gene encoding uncharacterized protein, with product MERFDEYDCASAHSHQHPDRVSDSLEDPISDEDVQPTRLSLACATTKKREDDNRMAGHNESAIWDEVQEEADELAHVHKDPHAHSVSLLSAGTSKRSKCENKLKFSIRGFNSILSGVKSENSYAGEQEVLSGMRPAKAIETMMAEQFENIDEETETEELPPDFAHPTKNANISVAELLEDLQDRSASSVRTPFSIHQQTEAKEGKPKVSTSGKKILALLGQRDLDSEEHSEHAIGETSSEDEAEDTVRNNLTMVNKDVKGNRKTMSDLFQEAFTATDMEGTALPMRSTGAGYYGRMQQIMQMEKDRHAEFSRQYNRARDYLGDSKGVTVQILSRSLEGKLTVCLCLLKEKSNLPLTDCDMDDSSSKRTIIFSPKICDNVDLVEGNIIHIHPPWKEVKVKEEEVMLCTYFSHHLA